The Diceros bicornis minor isolate mBicDic1 chromosome 14, mDicBic1.mat.cur, whole genome shotgun sequence genome segment GCTTTTGTAAGAGCCACAGTAGGTGTTGGAAGCACCCACTCGAACAGTTTTCAGATAAACGTGATCCCTGCTGTGCTGCTAGGGATATGAACCGCAGCCCACGTGGGCCGCGTGTTTTTCTGTTGGCACAGACTTGGACTCTCCTGGGGAGTTCCTGCCCTGCCCCTGGATGCTCCTGGGCCTCCTCCCTGGGGGCCTGGTTAGGCTTCTCAGCTCTCATGAGCCACATTGGCCCTGCTTCGGGCACCGCCCACTGATAAATCACGTGGGCCTGGCCTCCACTGGTGTCAGGgaattgttggagaggataacTTTGATCTCTGATGCATAATAGTCACCAAAAAATAGgttgtgagaaataagtttctcaGGTTGTTTGAAAAGATACACAGTCATTTAATGCCTTCTTGGGGCAAGGGCCACTTACAAAACTGTTGGAAGCTGTGGGCTTTTTTCcttagaaaaatgcacataacttCATACACCCCATCCAGCGCCAGGAGAGTCCCAAAACCTGGAGAAGAAGTCTAGATGAGCTGGAGATTAGGCAGCCGTACAGCACTTTTTTTCACTCCCGTAGAGTCATTTTCACTGAACCCTTTACTGTGCTGTGGCATCTGGTCCACATAAGGTCTGACCCCAGGACCCTCATTATAGTTTCTAGTGCAGGGCTGTTATTAAAGATGCTGATGGCTAGGATCCACATGAGAAGCTTACTGTATAGGTTTTGGGACCAGGAAGAGCTGTGCTTTTCTCATGAGCAACTGCATCATTGTTACCTGACAGTCACTAAAGGGCTTAAGctctcaggtttttttcttttattggctGAGGAGCTCAAACATGAGTTGGGGCCCCTGCCCTTGCCTCagcttctcttttctctgctctGACTTCTGGTTTGCTTTCCTCATGTACCTAGCAGGACAGGGCAGAGGGAGTTAAGTCCTTTTGGCAAGGAGGTGGGGTTGGAGGGTCAGTGACCTTGTGCCTTCTCCAGCTTTCagacctggctccagagcaccaTGGCCAAGGTGGAGCGAGCCGCAGCCCGGCTGCCCAGCCTCAGCAGCCGAGTCAGCTATGCTGTCCGCAAGGTTCACACCATTCGGGGTGGGTAGGGCAACTGCCAGCTGcaccctggccctgcccctgccccaccagCCCTCTCTCATCCCACCTGCgtcctcctgcctccttctcaCTGGTCCAAGCATCTTTTTCCCTGACTCCCTAGTCTATCCTTTTCTCCTCCTCAAACTCATCTCTCTGTAGCTTTCTGCCTTTTCTCCCCCAGGCCTGATGGCTCGAAAACTGGCCCTTGCTCAGCTGCGCCAGGAGAGGTGAAATTCGGGGCACTTGGAGATGGAtcggggaggggagtggggcttTAAGATGTTGGCTGCTGGGACCCAAACAGTGAGGACCGAGGAGGGGTAGCTTAGGGGTCAGGCAGGTGGGTGAGTTTCCCTGACTCGGTTTCTCTTCCTGTCTCAgctgcctcccacccccaccgGCCACAGATGTGAGCCTTGAGTTGGAGCAGCTGCGGGAAGAACGGAACCGCCTGGATGCAGAACTGCAGCTGAGTGCCCACATCCTGCAGCAGGAGGTGGGCCGGGCCCGGGAGCAAGGTATGCCTGGTCCTGACTCACTGAGCTCGAGCAGGGGCCAGAATCCAGTGTgttggggatggagagaaggagggaagagctGGCCTCCAGGGCAAGGAGAGGCCTGAGTGAGCACCTCCTCTTCCCaggggaggcagagaggcagaagctgaaCGAAGTCACCCAGCAGCTGGAGCGGGAGCTGCAGCGGACCCAGGAGTCCCTGGCCAGTGTGGGGCTGCAGCTGGAAGCGGCTCGTCAGGGCCAGCAGGAGAGCACCGCGGAGGCCGCCAGTCTCCGGCAGGAGCTGACCCAGCAGCAGGAGATCTACGGGCAAGGTGTGCAGGAGGGGAAATGGGCAAACCcatggagggtggggtgggaacCACAAACCACAGCACCCCATGCCACACCCCATCTGCACCTCACCCCAGCTCTGCAAGAGAAAGTGGCCGAAGTGGAAACTCACCTGAGGGAGCAGCTCTcagaaacagaaaggagactgAACGAGGCTCGGCGGGAGCATGCCAAGGCCGGTGAGATTTGCCAGGGTGGACAGGGGCTTCCAGGAACAAGGAAGTGTTGACAtaaggttatttaaaaaaaaatttttaagctttttttaaagtatgcaattaACGAAGTTATCAAGGAATGGCACAGATGAATTCTCAGGTGGTGTACACAGCTGTACAGCCAACACTCAGATCAAGCAACAGCATGTGACCAGCCCCGGAGCCCCTCCTGGTCACTCCCCTCCACAAAGGCAACCGCCATCCTGACATCTCACACCCATGATTACCCCCGACTTTGTATTGGGAAGAACTTCTAACACCTAGACAACTTTAGAAGAATCATGTAATGGATACTCCCCTGCCTTCTCCAACTAGATGCAGCAGTTTCTAACCTTGTCACATTCCTCTCTatctgtatatacacacacatcaatATGCACATTTTTTGGAATCATTTAAAGTAAGTTGCAAACATCAGCTGCATCTCCCACAAAGAGGAAATTTTCCTATATAACTTCAATACCATTGTCGcattttaagaaaatgaacattAATTGCACAAAATCTAATGTCCAGTCCCTATTCAGATTTCCCCTGAGGGACTCTGGGAAGCTTCGGGGATGGGGACGGTACTTTGGCTTCACAGATTCATAGATCCTAGAGCACCAGCCCACCCTCCCACTGTACACAAGAGACTGAGAGCCACAGAGCATAAGTGGCTTCCCCACGTCACAGAGCTGGGGACCCAGCGTTCCTGCCTGTCATTCCAGTGTTGTTTCCATGCTGCCTCACTGCCCCTGGGCTGCCCCACACctgtcccctctgtgccctgGCTTCACCACAGTGGTCTCACTGCGTCAAATCCAGCGCAAAGCCACCCGGGAAAAGGAGCGGAACCAGGAGCTCAGGCGCCTGCAGGACGAGGCTCGGAAGGAGGAGGGGCTGCGGCTGACCCAGCGCCTGCAGGAGCTGGAGAGGGACAAGAACCTCATGCTGGTAGGGGACAGCAGAGACTGGGCGCTTGCGCTGGTTGGGGCAGAGGTGtggaaaggggagggggaggctctGCCCGGGCGAGGTGGCCTTTAACCCTCTCCTTCCCAGGCCACCTTGCGGCAGGAGGGTCTCCTCTCCCGTTACAAGCAGCAGCGACTGTTGGCAGTTCTTCCTTCCCTGCTGGATAAGGGGAAGTCTGCGGAGTCCAGCCCCAGGCCCCCAGGGTCTTCAGCACCTGCCCCTCCAGCAGCGGCAGCCTCCACCAGGGAGTCCATAAAAGGTAATGGTCTAGGTAGGAGGAGACAAATGgggacacacacccacacacacacacacactcttcagGAACCTCTCCCCCAGACACTCTTGAGGACCCAAGCCTTGTTCTCTGTGACCGTTGGAGGCCCACAGACTCTTCTCTCCACCCCCGCCTTGGACCAGGGAACCTTCTCTCTCAGAGAAGGTTCCTCtgcacagtaatcaagacagcctTCTCTTGTCCAGCTCTTATCCCTTGGGGTCTTCTTTCCCAGGATCCCTCTCTATCCTGCTTGATGACCTGCAGGGCCTGAGTGAGGCCATTTCCAAAGAGGAAGCTGTTTCTCAAGGAGACAACCAGAACTCTCCTGCTCCAGTCTCCTGCTGAGTAGCCGGGCGGGTGCACTGAGCAGCTGGGAGCTCAAGGGGGGCCGGGAGGCTCGTGGAgaagtggggtggtggtggggggccagcccagccctCTTCCCCATCCAGCTGCCCTCGGGACACCAGGCACCAAGATGTCTGTGAATTCTGCTGTGGCTCAATAAAGATGACTACAGTAGGAGCCGTTGTTTGGACATGTTATCTCTGGGAATATAAGGGAAGTCTCTCTTCAGGGGAGTGTGAGAAGTGGTCCCACACACAGCTCTCTCTCTAGATGGTACCTCTTTCAAAACTCCTTTCCTAGGCTGCTTGGGAAGTTTTTTGAGAAGCTCCAGGTTTTCTTTATTCTcaacttttgttttaaaactctttttactGCTCAGGGtgggcctggtggcctagtggttaagttcacgtgctctgctttggcggcccagggtttgcaggttcagatcctgggcgtggactgacacacagttcatcaagccatgctgtggcggtgtctcacatacaaaataaaggaagattggcacagatgttagctcagtgacaacctTCCTTaatcaagaagaggaagattggcagtagatgttagctcagggccaatttcttcaccaaaaaaaaaactctttaccTCTGGAAGATGATCAGTGCCAGGGATGAGGATGATAAAGCATTCACTCGTTCAACGGGAATCTTAGAGCCAGGTGGTGTCCTAGCTCAAGGCTACAGTGGCAGCTGACAGGCAGGTCCCTGCTCCCATGACGCATCCATCCTAGTGGGACAGACAGATGATGGACAAGTACCTCAATGAAAGAGCATTTCAGACAGTAGCAAGTGctatgaagagaaaataaattacaatgatGAGATAGAAACTGACTCTGTGGGTAGGGGCAGCATTAGATGAGgggaaaggcctctctgaagaggggacgTTGTGCTAAGACCTTAGTGGAGTGAGGAGCAAGCTGTGTGACCACCTGGGAGAAAAGTTCCtgcagagggcaggagggagagtgATGGGGGAGAggcctccctcctctccagcctgGAGAGGCTGCAGGGAGAGGCCAAGACCTGGCAGGGTTTGGATTTTCTTCTAAGTCAATAGAAAGCCCTTGGAGTACTTTTTAAACAGGGAAGCAGCCACACAgctagatttatgtttttaagagaTCCCTTGGCTGGCTGTGGAGGCCAGGTTTGGGTGTGGGAAAGGGATGAAGAGTGGGagcagggagaccaattaggaCAGTGTTgcgggaggctggggagggatgGTGCTCCAGGGTGGGGCGCTCCagaatggggtggggtggggcaggggaagagAGGAATGCAGCCTGCCCTGTGAGCCACAGAGGGACAGTGGTGTTCCTTACCATGAGGAACAACTTGGGGAGGAAGTGAGTTTTGTTTTGGACATATTGTGTCTGAGAGGCTCACTGGACCTCCAGGCAGAGGAGCCCTTCCCGAGGAAGAAGTTCTAGGGGGATCTCTGAGCGACTTAGACAAGACGGACTGAGACCTAAaagatggggggagggggtgggcatAGAGAGTTGGCATCCAGGACCAGGGGAGGGGGCCCGGGGGTCAGTGAGGAGGATTccagagggaagaggaagaggctgAGATGACAGGGAGCTGAGGCAGCTTCTTCCTGGGCCTCTGGGCCGTGACTGATGGAGCCAGctcaggggtggggagaaggaatcAGGATGTCCTCATATTTCCTTCCTTATCTGCAGTCACTCCAGGTGGCTCTTGATGAAATTCCTCAGTTGTCACTGCTTGGGAGGCCCCCTGCGTGCCTGAAGAAGGCATGTGCCGGGGAGCAGCGTGGCTGGGTCCTGAGGAGAGCAGAAGTTCCAGGGAAAGAACTGAGCCCGGAGGGGGAGGGTTCAAAGTTGGGTGTAAGGGTGGGGGAGGTTCAGTGGACTAGCTGAGACTGTCCTAGTTGCATCCCAGGTATTCAAAGTGAGCAactaccccccccccccgccccccgcccagcGTCCTGCCTCCTGGCCCATGTAATT includes the following:
- the CCHCR1 gene encoding coiled-coil alpha-helical rod protein 1 isoform X3, with translation MRLEAQAMELEALARAEKAGRAEAEGLRAALAGAEVVRKNLEEGNQRELEEVQRLHQEQLSSLTQAHQEALSSLTNKAESLEKSLNSLETKRAGEAKELAVAQREAELLRKQLSKTQEDLEAQVTLVENLRRYVGEQVPPEVHSQTWESERQELLETVQHLQEDRDGLQTTAELLQVRVQSLMHILSMQEEELARKVQPSDSLEPEFTRKCQCLLQGWREKVFALMVQMKAQELEHRGCREQLKGQVAELQERAAAQSQEQAILQRSLQDKAAEVEVERMGTKALQMELSRAQEAQRRRQQQAASAEEQLKLVASAVSSFQTWLQSTMAKVERAAARLPSLSSRVSYAVRKVHTIRGLMARKLALAQLRQESCLPPPPATDVSLELEQLREERNRLDAELQLSAHILQQEVGRAREQGEAERQKLNEVTQQLERELQRTQESLASVGLQLEAARQGQQESTAEAASLRQELTQQQEIYGQALQEKVAEVETHLREQLSETERRLNEARREHAKAVVSLRQIQRKATREKERNQELRRLQDEARKEEGLRLTQRLQELERDKNLMLATLRQEGLLSRYKQQRLLAVLPSLLDKGKSAESSPRPPGSSAPAPPAAAASTRESIKGSLSILLDDLQGLSEAISKEEAVSQGDNQNSPAPVSC